One window of Marinomonas primoryensis genomic DNA carries:
- a CDS encoding LysR family transcriptional regulator, protein MKTIYSSLQRHLSDIPAFVQVVETKSMSQAAKQLGVSKSTISKSISRLEETLSLRLLERNSRNIWVTAEGQTLYQHACQILQLVNETDTAIAGLQAEPTGRVKIAIPMAFCRELLAPKLSTFQSRHPKIQLEIMTSGHSLDIFQYEIDIAVIVGNLENSELIAMPLYAGKLMWVTTPQYLTKNAAPTTLESLQQHIMMCETRYGTNRFPVQQDSEKVHLDLQTNISHCNDPLTVREALLCGNGISLLPEQYCLKQILSGELIEVAKHIKPDIGAAKLTALYPSRKNQTQRIEIVLKFLKEICDEI, encoded by the coding sequence ATGAAAACAATATATTCTAGTTTACAGCGTCACCTCAGCGACATCCCTGCTTTTGTTCAGGTGGTTGAAACCAAAAGTATGTCTCAGGCAGCAAAACAATTGGGGGTGTCGAAATCAACCATAAGCAAATCCATCAGTCGCCTAGAAGAAACGCTGTCACTTCGCTTACTGGAAAGAAACTCGAGGAATATTTGGGTGACTGCAGAGGGACAAACGCTTTACCAGCACGCTTGCCAAATCCTCCAACTGGTCAATGAAACAGACACGGCGATTGCAGGGCTGCAAGCAGAGCCGACGGGCAGAGTGAAAATAGCGATCCCAATGGCCTTCTGCCGAGAGTTACTCGCCCCAAAACTCAGCACGTTCCAATCTAGACATCCAAAAATCCAACTGGAAATCATGACAAGTGGGCATTCTCTGGACATATTCCAGTATGAAATAGACATTGCCGTCATTGTTGGCAATCTAGAGAACTCTGAGTTAATCGCTATGCCGCTTTATGCCGGCAAGCTGATGTGGGTAACCACGCCTCAATACCTAACAAAAAATGCCGCCCCAACCACCCTTGAATCCTTACAACAGCACATTATGATGTGTGAAACACGCTATGGAACCAACCGCTTTCCTGTTCAACAGGATTCAGAAAAAGTTCACCTTGATCTTCAAACAAACATTTCACATTGCAACGATCCATTGACCGTTCGCGAGGCATTGCTCTGTGGCAATGGGATATCGTTACTTCCTGAGCAATACTGTTTGAAGCAAATACTATCGGGGGAGTTAATTGAAGTAGCCAAACACATTAAACCAGATATAGGCGCCGCGAAGTTAACGGCACTTTATCCAAGCAGGAAAAATCAAACGCAGCGAATTGAAATCGTTCTGAAATTTTTAAAAGAAATATGTGATGAAATTTAA
- a CDS encoding gallate dioxygenase, producing the protein MAKIIGGIGASHSPTIAFAKDTNKGTDAAWKPIFDDFSVLQNWVHDQKVNVLFLIFNDHITSFFFDHYSPFTLGVDDAYETADEGGGARDYPAAQGHTELSRHIAQSMMNAEFDLATFQKKPLDHGFFSPFSMIAPEINGDMWKGKVVPLQVGVLQFPAPTAKRCYQFGKALRNAIQSFPDEAMRVAIVATGGLSHQVHGERCGFNDESWDNEFLDTLEADPEALTKLTHADYATKGGFEGAEVIMWLIMRGALSSKVNRVHRSTYLPSMTNIATVIYEDTESVDAVVVDPELTHQLDGLEKLEGTYPFTLEKSHKTYRFNLFLRNLSNPSYRERFLSSKEALMTECQLTEEEKDMIRELRWIEMIQYGAIFFGLEKLSAVMGRSNPEIYASMRGETMEQFQASRKVSMTYSVGKK; encoded by the coding sequence ATGGCGAAAATTATTGGCGGCATTGGTGCTTCACATTCACCGACAATTGCATTTGCGAAAGACACAAATAAAGGCACGGACGCTGCTTGGAAACCAATTTTCGACGATTTTTCTGTGTTGCAAAATTGGGTTCATGATCAGAAAGTGAATGTCTTATTTTTAATCTTTAACGATCACATCACGTCTTTCTTCTTTGATCATTATTCACCGTTCACATTGGGGGTGGACGATGCTTATGAAACCGCAGACGAAGGTGGCGGTGCAAGAGATTATCCTGCGGCTCAAGGTCATACAGAGCTTTCGCGACATATTGCCCAATCTATGATGAACGCAGAATTTGATTTAGCGACGTTTCAAAAAAAGCCTCTTGATCATGGATTCTTTTCTCCGTTTTCGATGATTGCACCAGAAATTAATGGTGACATGTGGAAAGGAAAAGTAGTTCCTCTTCAAGTGGGTGTTTTGCAGTTTCCCGCGCCAACCGCAAAGCGGTGTTATCAGTTCGGTAAAGCATTGCGTAACGCCATTCAAAGCTTTCCTGATGAAGCTATGCGTGTGGCGATTGTTGCAACTGGCGGTTTGTCTCACCAAGTTCATGGCGAGCGCTGTGGTTTTAACGATGAGTCTTGGGACAATGAATTTCTTGATACGTTGGAAGCCGATCCAGAAGCATTAACAAAGTTAACGCATGCAGACTACGCGACAAAAGGCGGGTTTGAAGGGGCTGAAGTGATCATGTGGCTGATTATGCGGGGGGCATTGTCAAGCAAGGTAAATCGAGTGCATCGCAGCACTTATTTACCCTCGATGACCAATATTGCGACTGTGATCTATGAAGATACAGAATCTGTTGATGCGGTTGTCGTTGATCCCGAACTAACACATCAATTGGACGGTCTTGAGAAGCTCGAAGGAACTTACCCTTTTACGCTCGAAAAAAGCCACAAAACGTACCGTTTTAATCTGTTCTTACGTAACCTGTCTAACCCATCTTACCGTGAGCGTTTTTTGTCTTCTAAAGAAGCCTTGATGACTGAGTGCCAGTTGACGGAAGAAGAGAAAGATATGATTCGTGAGCTTCGTTGGATTGAGATGATTCAATACGGTGCGATCTTCTTTGGGTTAGAAAAGTTGTCCGCAGTTATGGGCAGATCCAATCCAGAGATCTATGCGAGCATGCGAGGGGAGACAATGGAACAGTTTCAAGCGAGCCGTAAAGTGTCTATGACGTATTCGGTAGGCAAAAAATAA
- the lhgO gene encoding L-2-hydroxyglutarate oxidase, which translates to MLEEQNQHFDIAVIGAGIVGLSTAWQLLQRYPKYRILLIEKESEVGLHQTGHNSGVIHAGVYYAPGSLKADFCQRGAKATKAFCLQHDIEFDECGKLLVATNALEHERMEALYLRCQENNLEVHKLDQAQLKEREPNIKGVSALFVPSTGIVNYRKICQKLAELFTKAGGELRLGCQVMNLEETHERVAITLSNDVVHTSYLVSCGGLMADRLTKMLNIPTDFQIIPFRGEYYKLPAKHNQIVNHLIYPIPDPDLPFLGVHLTRMIDGSVTVGPNAVQGWKREGYGRININVRDIIDMVRFPGFWKLLMNHWRTGLVETKNSWYKPGYLAQVQKYCDLVELDDLQPYPAGIRAQAVMNDGSLVHDFLFAQSTRTLHVCNAPSPAATSAFPIGAYIIDKLDEQITSV; encoded by the coding sequence ATGTTAGAAGAACAAAATCAACATTTTGACATTGCCGTTATTGGTGCAGGGATTGTTGGCTTATCAACAGCGTGGCAATTGCTTCAGCGTTATCCAAAATATCGTATTTTACTTATTGAGAAAGAATCCGAAGTAGGATTGCACCAAACGGGTCATAACTCCGGTGTCATTCATGCGGGTGTGTATTATGCACCGGGCAGTTTGAAGGCGGATTTTTGTCAAAGAGGAGCGAAAGCAACCAAAGCATTTTGTCTTCAGCACGACATAGAATTTGACGAGTGTGGCAAGTTGCTAGTAGCGACCAATGCGCTTGAACATGAACGTATGGAAGCTTTGTATCTGCGTTGCCAAGAAAATAACTTAGAAGTGCATAAACTGGATCAAGCGCAATTAAAAGAGCGCGAGCCGAATATTAAAGGCGTATCAGCCTTATTCGTTCCTTCTACAGGGATAGTTAACTATCGAAAAATTTGCCAGAAACTTGCTGAGCTGTTTACTAAAGCGGGAGGAGAGTTGCGTTTAGGCTGTCAGGTAATGAATTTAGAAGAGACCCATGAACGTGTTGCTATTACGCTGAGTAACGATGTTGTCCATACTTCCTATCTGGTGAGTTGTGGTGGTCTTATGGCTGATCGACTGACCAAAATGCTCAATATTCCAACGGATTTTCAGATCATTCCTTTTCGTGGTGAATATTATAAATTACCTGCAAAACACAATCAGATTGTGAACCATCTGATCTATCCCATTCCAGATCCAGACTTGCCCTTTTTGGGGGTTCACCTGACTCGTATGATAGACGGATCCGTCACCGTTGGGCCAAACGCAGTACAAGGATGGAAGCGCGAAGGGTATGGTCGAATCAATATTAATGTACGCGATATTATAGACATGGTGCGTTTTCCTGGTTTTTGGAAGTTGCTGATGAACCATTGGCGAACGGGTTTGGTGGAAACCAAAAACTCTTGGTACAAACCAGGCTATTTAGCGCAAGTGCAAAAGTATTGCGACCTAGTTGAATTGGACGATTTGCAGCCTTATCCGGCTGGTATTCGCGCTCAAGCCGTGATGAATGATGGTAGTTTGGTGCACGATTTTCTATTTGCACAGAGCACTCGTACATTACATGTGTGTAATGCACCTTCACCAGCGGCCACTAGCGCCTTTCCAATCGGTGCGTACATCATTGATAAGCTTGATGAACAAATAACGTCTGTTTAG
- a CDS encoding nucleoside-diphosphate sugar epimerase/dehydratase, whose amino-acid sequence MIFIGIDYLCFSLSKSLLDNNKYTKQPIEITAFIDDEPWNNRTQVNGATVFSPSEIAALVQRNQVDLIIQIQGESIEIADNIWENIVKTNATIITLQQDQDMASMQLSVYNAC is encoded by the coding sequence GTGATTTTCATTGGTATCGATTACTTGTGCTTCTCATTGTCTAAGTCATTACTCGACAACAACAAATACACTAAACAGCCGATAGAAATCACCGCGTTCATTGATGATGAACCATGGAATAATCGAACTCAGGTAAACGGAGCGACGGTTTTCTCGCCTAGCGAAATTGCCGCGCTGGTGCAAAGAAACCAAGTGGATTTGATTATTCAGATACAAGGAGAGTCAATCGAGATAGCGGATAATATCTGGGAAAATATTGTTAAGACAAATGCAACAATAATCACCTTACAACAAGATCAAGACATGGCCTCAATGCAGCTAAGCGTTTACAACGCCTGCTAG